The region TGTCACTTCAGATTAATCATCCGCGATGCAAGTGTCAACCGTAACGACTCAGCTGGGCTCCGTGCGGCTCTCGACGAAACAGCAGTcctcgtcgttctcgtcgtcgtcatcgtcgtcgtccactgTTGTAGCGAGCAACGGCACTGCGGTATCGGACAAGAACACACCGACGTCCACTACGTCCAACGTCCCGGTAgcaccaacggtggcagcaccggaaccggaaatcgTCGATCCATTCTGCAATGCGGACTCACCGCAGATAATCACCTTTCAGGACGTAACGTCGGCCGCGTTCAAGATACGGAAGGGTGTCGAGCTAACACCGTGCGTGGTACGtggacccccgggagggggtgggagggatgTTTTTTCGGGGTATGCCGAGGATGTGCCGAGCTTTTCATAACTTTTCCCTCCGATCGCACCCCCGCCACAGAAATCCCACTTCTCCGATCTGATTGACATGGACATCTACCTGAAGAAGGAGTTCCTGCAGTTTACCGGCAGCTTCAAGGAGCGCGGTGCCCGCTACGCCCTTCTCATGCTGTCggaggagcagaaaaaaacgggcgTAATCTCTGCCTCGCTGGGGAATCACGCTCAGGTGAGTTTTACAAGGTCCCACGGTCCCTCCCGCCAGACCGAACACCGAATCACCCGGAACACGATAGGGACGCTGAACGATTtgacagcaagagagagagagagaggaagagagcgcgcgagtgCGAGTCCGGACAGGGCACAAACAAACCCCCGAAAGGCGAAAAACCCGTGGGCACCAAACCTGGGGACAAACAGATATGGGTGTTATCCCACGCCACaccgtgcgctcgctcgctctgtttGTCGGAGTGATTTGCTTCCTTCTGTAGGCCATTCGGTCACCATTCGTTTCGCCGTTTAGTGTCGCCGGAACTTGTGGCAGGAGCGGGGAAGCGGCGAGTGGCTTAAATTTATtcacttcctccttcctctctctctctcccttgtgACCAGGATCTAACCTTCGCTTCacatctcttctcttttctacTTTACtgttcccggtcccggtactgatgctggtgcctggTCTGATATCTGTGCCTGATGACGGGCGGTGGTCTGGTGACACCTCACACGGGGAATACAGGGTTTATCGTACCACGGCTGGAAGCTGGGCATCCCGGTGACGGTTGTGATGCCACTGAAGGCGTCCCTGATGAAAATCCAGAAATGCCGCAACTACCACGCTAATGTCGTCGTCCAGGTACGGTGCCAGAGACCGTGTtccgtcgagtcgagtcagAAATGTTTTGATTGTCCAAATGCCATCCCCGgtttcctcttctcttttctatctgtctctcggtctctctctttcactcactAATTGGTGATTGTTGCGTCCATTTTTCCTCCCGCGGGGATCCTGCTGAACGCTTAAAGGGTGCGGATATGGGAGAGGCGAAGCGTATCGCACTGAAAATGGGCCACGACCGGGGCCTCACGTACATCAACGGGTACGACCATCCGCACATCATGTCCGGCCAGGGGACGATCGGGCTGGAAATCGTCGAGCAAGTCAGTGACATCGATGCGGTGGTCGTACCGGTCGGGGGCGGCGGACTCATCGCCGGTGTCGCAACCGCCATCAAAAATCTCAGCCCAAATACCAAAATCATCGTAAGTTTACCTGCAATTCCTGCTCCCCGGTGCTAGTAcgcgacgatcgatcgtctgCCGATTGGTTGCGGATTccgagggggggagggaattgattgcctcccccccggggtggaatGTGTTCCGCTTCGTCAATCGGTGACGCTCGGTGTATTGCATACCGGGGCAGGCGGGCCAGCACTCCCGGGACCTATTTCAGTCACATTCCTAACCTCACAATCCCTCCGTGCAGGGCGTGGAGTCAGAAAAGTGTCCAAGCTTTACGCGCGCCCTCGAAAACCGAGGACCAATCTTTGTGCCGAACCAGGAAACGTTGGCCGATGGGTTGGCGGTACCGCAGGTTGGGTACAATGCgtacgccaccaccgtaccgctGCTCGACAAAATGGTGGTCGTGAAGGAGGAATGGATTGCGCTCGCCATTCTGCGACTTGTTGAGCTGGAAAAGTGCGTCGTCGAGGGAGCAGGGGCGGCCGGACTGGCCGCCATTATGGCCGGCCATCTCAACGAGTTCATCGGCAAAAGGTAAATCGGAGGGGCCACTGACCACTGGTTAGAGCCGGAGCTGGGTTCTGTAATGTCGGAACATTCCCAAcagggtggtgctgctcatcTGTGGAGGCAATATCGATACGACGATGTTCGGCAAGTGTCTCGAGCGCGGTATGGCCGCCGAAGGTCGTCTGCAAAGGTAATTTTTCGGCCGCCATCCGCCATTGCTCTGCGGAATGGCGCGCCCGCGTTTTGTGACCCCATTGGCGAGGTTTCtccctcgcgcgcgcgttctctTCTGACGTCTGATGGTAATTACCTTTTCGATTCTCGTGCTCGGGCCTCGGTGCTTGTCCGGGCCATCCGCATCCGACCTGAACTGTGTAC is a window of Anopheles aquasalis chromosome 2, idAnoAquaMG_Q_19, whole genome shotgun sequence DNA encoding:
- the LOC126568938 gene encoding L-threonine ammonia-lyase, whose protein sequence is MQVSTVTTQLGSVRLSTKQQSSSFSSSSSSSSTVVASNGTAVSDKNTPTSTTSNVPVAPTVAAPEPEIVDPFCNADSPQIITFQDVTSAAFKIRKGVELTPCVKSHFSDLIDMDIYLKKEFLQFTGSFKERGARYALLMLSEEQKKTGVISASLGNHAQGLSYHGWKLGIPVTVVMPLKASLMKIQKCRNYHANVVVQGADMGEAKRIALKMGHDRGLTYINGYDHPHIMSGQGTIGLEIVEQVSDIDAVVVPVGGGGLIAGVATAIKNLSPNTKIIGVESEKCPSFTRALENRGPIFVPNQETLADGLAVPQVGYNAYATTVPLLDKMVVVKEEWIALAILRLVELEKCVVEGAGAAGLAAIMAGHLNEFIGKRVVLLICGGNIDTTMFGKCLERGMAAEGRLQRFTVTVSDGPGGVAKLCNLLASLGVSIKDIMHERAFIRDIHHVEVKVICETRDWEHSKEMRRVLQETYSKVHFYDMPMAISE